From the genome of Vicia villosa cultivar HV-30 ecotype Madison, WI linkage group LG2, Vvil1.0, whole genome shotgun sequence, one region includes:
- the LOC131647710 gene encoding organelle RRM domain-containing protein 6, chloroplastic-like, with the protein MVDPATATMANIVVGVPSLSLPSLYLTNSSTFTLNSKIKTQNHKLHLNFSQTNHTTIPFPSSESLRSRRSCSVLACLPPASESSSSNTTPSSTSPSTRLYVSGLSFRTTEESLRNAFNSFGQLVEVNLVMDKVANRPRGFAFLRYETEEGSNKAIEGMHGKFLDGRVIFVEIAKPRSKLTQRFNQNTM; encoded by the exons ATGGTTGATCCCGCTACTGCTACTATGGCTAACATTGTTGTTGGAGTGCCTTCTCTTTCTCTTCCTTCATTATACCTAACAAATTCAAGTACTTTCACTCTCAACTCCAAAATTAAGACCCAAAACCATAAACTTCATCTCAACTTCTCACAAACCAACCACACAACAATCCCATTTCCATCATCAGAATCACTCAGAAGCAGACGTAGTTGTTCTGTGTTGGCTTGTCTTCCTCCTGCTTCTGAATCCTCATCTTCCAACACTACACCCTCTTCTACTTCTCCTTCAACTAGGCTATATGTCAGTG GGCTGTCATTTCGTACAACAGAAGAGAGCTTGCGAAATGCATTTAATAGTTTCGGTCAACTCGTGGAAG TCAATCTAGTAATGGATAAAGTTGCGAATAGACCAAGAGGGTTTGCTTTCCTTCGTTATGAAACCGAAGAGGGATCCAACAAGGCTATAGAAGGAATGCATGGAAAg TTTCTGGATGGTAGAGTCATATTTGTGGAAATTGCCAAACCAAGATCAAAGCTGACACAAAGATTCAACCAGAACACTATGTAG